The DNA region TCTGTGCACTATATTTAGAGAATGGAGGTATTCCAATGCAAGAAcctgaaataaataataactgtTTCTTTAAGAACCCCACAAACTTAGTTATTCTATGCGTTTGAAGCCTTTCAACTAACCAGTTCAGCGATGTATATACGAGCAATGTCATCATCAAGACAACCAACTTTCTGGAGCAGAGAGTATAGATCACCACCATTGAGATATTCCATTACCAAGTAGAGGTTATCACTGCAGgtgaatgaataaaaaaatcGAACCTGCATTAATAATAAGACCAGGTGTTCAGCCTTTGGGAAGAGTTATTATGGTTGGACAGTAGCAAAGAAGTGAAAATGTTTTACCACAAAAGGGTATCTGACTGTTATTAGTATATTTCGCTCTTCCAATATCCGTTCGAAGTCGTTTTTCCTTATCATGTCCAGCTTCTTGAGTATCTGTATTTTAGCAACATAAGATTAGCACACGGATAAGCTGACTCCAAATAGTTTAACAAATACCAATGTCCCCTGTTGCATCTACCTTGATTGCAAAAAAGTCCCCTGTTGTTCTTTTACGTGCAAGAAAGACTTTACCAAAGGCACCTCTGCTAATTGGTTTGATGATCTCAAAGTCATCGATGCTTGTCCTTTCTTTCTGCGCAAAGTGGGGAGTAGTCATTGCTGAACCTTGCGATGCATGCTCCGAGACACTTTCACTATCTTTTACATTGCCCGTTGAACTTTTATCAGCAATCAAATCACATGCATACATATATTTCTCGCTGCAGGTACGATCAGaaattaatatacttatataaaatataattatcgCTGCAGATAGGGGTAGAAATTTATAACACAGTGAATTTTACCAGAGAAGTTTCTCGATCCTCCCTCCAAAGGTATCTATAACAAGTGCTTTGAGCTTGCTCTGCTTCAATACAGCTTGTATGTCCTGCATGCAGGCAAGCAAATAGTCACAGGAACCCTCTTTCGAGAGATCAGTGCTTGCTCCACAGCGTGCAATATCAGAAAGGTCCATCATCTGCAAGATGAGAAAAAAGTATTCCCAAAACTCATCAGGATAGGACCTAAATaaatattccctccgtttcaaattaatTGTTGTTGTAGGagaaaattttcgtttcaaaataagcttcattttatgatttcaatgcaaaatttattaataaaattcttctatttatttttctattggttgaaatatatAAGAAAGACAGAAAAGCAACCTGATTCAAATACATAGTGAGACCAGAAAACTAACCAGTTGAAGATCCTCTTGCTCTGGACTATGCCGCTCCAGCCAATAAGAGTCAAAGTGACTTGTTCTGGGGGTATTCGTTGAAGATACTGAGGTGATGCTACCAGTTGATGATGAAGTGCCATGATGGCAAAATTTAGCCCCTACATGGCTCTTCAAGTTAATAGGAAATGTATTAGACTCGTCTATGAAGGCAGTATCCATCTCATGCAGATCCTCAAACATTCCCTCCACACCTTTGTTCCGCCATTCATTCACCTTAGGAGAACAACCTTCAGATGCAACCCCAGATTTCTGCACGACCGAGTTTTCCAGGCCGCCGCCACCGGCTTGAGGAAAAGAATTTGAACTCCTTGAATCAATGATCTGTTCCAGTATCTCTTCTAGTTTCAAAAGGCGCTCATCTACATCCAAACAGTTTATCTCACATTTATCTGCGTATGCACATATGTAAGAGTGTGGTTCCAGATGGGAGAGAGTAACTTCTTCCTCGCATATTCTGCAGATTACAGAATCCCATCCACCTAACTCTTTCCCAGGCTCATTTGGCATCTTCTCCTCTTTAGAAGCTCCATAACCTTCTCTAGCAGCATCATTGCCTAGAGTTGCCTCTGGCTCCAAAGACTCCTTGTCCTGTTTCTTCAACCCTTTTCCAGAATCATCAACTCTAGAATTGGAAACCCAATGTGTTTCCAGAGAAGGGATGTTTTCCAAACACTCcttaaatttccggaaggagtTCTCATCAATTGGCTCAGTCTCCTTCTGGAACATGACGACTCTTGTACAATGAGTCAGTATAAAGAGCAACTGAGAGACAAACCACTTCACAAGTCCTGCTTGACACTGTTTCATCTTCTTAGTTAAGTCTTGGACAATAGCTTCACAAGTAGCACGAAGCTGAGCAGATGTCATCTCTATACAGGTCTGAGCCAACTTAAGTAACTCCTCTGCCATCTCTCGATCTTCAGGGCATGATGAATCCATTTTCTCCATATTCTCTTCCACATCTATAACAAAGTCATCCAGCTTCTTATCCACAATCTCCTTTGCTACATCAAATCTTGAGTGAAGTGAGCCCAAAAGTTCCTGAATATAACCAATTTTCATCTCCAAAACTCAATAATTTTaagacaaaaccaaacaaatcaaaatataaaagcaTCACCTTGAGATCGTTGTAGCTGTGTGGACGAGGGTGAGAAGCTTGAACACCGCCACGTGGCCCTAACTCATGTGAAAAGCTCTTTATACCTATTGCTGGCACCTTGTTAGTCTCAGATAGTTTGACCATCCTTTCCTCCTCTTTACAACGAGAGTTCTTGACTTTAGATTTGGCATCCTGCCACCAAAAAGCAAGGTCACAGTTAGTATCAAAACCCCAATGATGCACAAATCAAAACCAATTTCTTTACCTCACTAGTTGAGCAACCATAATCTTTGTGAAGGTTCACAGAGTACTTGGGTTTATAAGAAGCAAGCCACCTAGACAACTTCTTTCCTTTATGCTCTgaaatcaagaatcaagaatcaagaatcaagaatcaagaaaccTATTCAGTTTGGTTTCTTTGGAGgcaagtttgaaatgatcataACAGAAATGAAAACCTTGCTTGGAAGAAGTGGTTTTGCCATGTTGACGAGGAGCAATACGGTTAttaaaaggaggaggaggaacgGTGACGAAGGCGGATTCATCGGGTCTGGGAGCTAACCGGGTCTTGATCCGGTTCAAACCGGAAGGAATCGAGACTTCAGACGAAACGCCTCGATCCTTACGATTCTCTGCCGCCATAAACAGGGAGGATGGTGAGGAAAACCCCTAATTGAAAGACCTCTAAAAGGGCTATATATGGCTTCTCCCGGGAAACGAGGACGGCGATGAGAGAGAATGAGaatgagaaggagaagaaagatTCATGGTTTTGGTAAGAGCTTATTAGAGAGTGCAAATGTGGTGTTTGGTTGGTTATAGGATCAACGACTCACTCGCGGTTGTAATCTCTCGTTcagtttaatgattttttttaatgtgtttaccttttcaaatttcaaaacaatttattaattatattgtattttttctataaagtatatttttaccatattttaaccaataggCTTGAACATAATGGATCATGTCCGATTCTTCCCAAACTACATGTGgcttttttgtgaaaatgatcgAGATTTACCCATTTCGGTCactataatgttttttttttctttttgacaaaaaacATTAATGTTTTATTACCCATTTTGTCACTTTAATGTTTTTAGTGAATTAAAAATCAGAGTGGGTAACTTATACAAAAGGTCCAAGAATACACAGAACACGACAGCTTCATAGATAAAGATTATCAAAGTTATGTGATTTGCGAGAAAAAGACACTTTTTTGGGAAAGGGCTgagaaaaaacaattttgatgatgacaaaatatataaatcattttcgatgttaaaagttaaaaaaacacGAAGATAATATACTCAGAACTTACTACGTAAATAAATATGAGTTAACATTTTGAAAAGGTTCATAGCATCTGATATTTTTCAGAAAGTCGATGTCAATCTCTGGAACTTAGCTTAAGTAACTGATGAATTAGAAACCATCTCAGAATCATCTTGAAACATCATGAGTATTGGATTCCTCCTGCTTCCAACCGGAACAAATGTAACACTAGATTCTCTTGGTCCAAACATAAACACTTAGGAGCATCTTGGGTTCACCGTAATGATCAGGGAACCTGTCTTTTACACAGCATAGgccttttttgtttgttaacaaCCTTCATGATGCCAATGTTTAAAGTCTTCTATGGACAGTGGAGAGCATGGTTCATTTAAAGGTCTCTAAAGTGGTGTTTGCCTTGAATGCTAAAGATTTAGTTGGTGCTGTTAATAGGTCACTTGCTTGGCCCGCATTAAGATATGTCTCTTCGGAAGTTAGAGTTGCATTATCTTCTATTTCATTTTGGTCCATGAAAGGGGAAAATAGCTCTTCTAACCATCCATCCAGCCTAATAGAAAGCAGTGTAACCTCTCAAAATAGGACCCAATCCTATGCTGTTTCGGGTGACCCATTTTTAGGGATGGCAATCAAAGACCTGGACCGCGGGCCTAGCCCGTAAAGGCTTGCTGCGGGGCGGGATTGGGCTTCCATTTGATAGGCCCGCAAAATTGCGGACCTCGCGGGACGGGCTCAAAACGGGACGGGTTCAAAGCGGGATGGGCTCAAAATAGGACGGGTCGAAAGTGGGATGGGTTAAACCGCGGGATTTTGCGACAATCCTAAGTCTCCATTTATGCTTtcacatgagagagagagagagagagagagagagagagagagagagagagagagagagagagagagagagagagtgagagagagagagagagagagagagagagagagagagagagagagagagagagagagagagagagagagattagacaCTATGGAACTCCactgatggtggtttcagtgtcGATGATGCTTCCGGTCTCCCAAGAGCCTCTGATCTGCACTGGTAGAGCTTCTTCAAaccatcataaatgataataaatacattttttttgtaaaagcttaatgtattgatcttgtaAGAGTATACTCGATCATGTGCAAGATAAAAATCAATTCatgtctatgtttgtttgtgcaTGTAAAAATAAGCAATGTAATATTTGATATCCCGCGGGAAAGCCCGCGAAGGCCTGCATATTTCGCGGTACGGgattgggcagctagtttgaggaCCGCATCCCGCGCAGGACAGGCCCGCCGTGTACCGCCAGAAGTCGAACCCGCAGCGGttcgggacgggacgggacgggacgggagaACCCAATTGCCATCTCTACCCATTTTGGTTAAATGGTCTATTTGCTTATGAGAAATCTTTTTGTATTTAATTCTATTTCGTTTGTCCTTTTGTAAATGtccatatttttttgtaaagtagatcttttaaaaaacttacatcCATGATTAAAAAATGGAgaatttatttctatatacatatataacctccccctcccccccccccctaaTTCTCTAACCAAAGCATTTCTTCTCTTTCCATTTCTCTTCATATCTCTTTCTAACATCTCACAAAAATCTAATTATCTcttatcttttgtttatttggAAATAAGCCCATTaaagattaagattttaatGAGTCATCtcgaacacaaaaaaaaactcgatAGAATAACAATACAAGAGTTTAGAAATAAATAGTCGCAAAATTTAACTCAATAGAAACTGTAGCTACCATATAATGCTACTGTATACATTCAAAATGAATAAGGAAATAACATTTCTGCAAATTTCAATTCAAGCAAAAACATCTGACTGCCAACCTGGAGTTCTTCTTCCAGTAAGATGCGTATTTTCTGAACACTCAAAACAGTATATGTTTTAAGTTACACTGATAtcaaaaaatttccaaaatcttAAAACGAAAGATCAAGTATATAATTTGGTGGTTAAGAAAATAACatcatatattataattagTTGTTTGGGTCCTCGCTTtgttatcttttcttttacatGGGTAACGATCTATTTTCCCCCAGAACTATTGTATATCATCATATTCACACAGAGTTTGCCCATCATCCTATTTCCCCCAAACTGAAAGTTTCAACCCTTGTTACACCTAAATATAAAGTTCGAAACAAGGTTTGAAACTTTCAGTTTGGGGGATATAGGATGATGGACAAACTATGTGTAGATATGGTGATGTGCAATAGTTTCCGGGGGTGGAGGATCCTCttttacaataataatttatttagacCAATATTTGCAACAATTCCTACATGATCAGTCtcattatatatgttttcagaaAAAATCATCTTACCATAATTCtttatattatacatttaaattcaATCCGTCCACCT from Raphanus sativus cultivar WK10039 chromosome 8, ASM80110v3, whole genome shotgun sequence includes:
- the LOC108822901 gene encoding probable serine/threonine protein kinase IRE4, giving the protein MAAENRKDRGVSSEVSIPSGLNRIKTRLAPRPDESAFVTVPPPPFNNRIAPRQHGKTTSSKQEHKGKKLSRWLASYKPKYSVNLHKDYGCSTSEDAKSKVKNSRCKEEERMVKLSETNKVPAIGIKSFSHELGPRGGVQASHPRPHSYNDLKELLGSLHSRFDVAKEIVDKKLDDFVIDVEENMEKMDSSCPEDREMAEELLKLAQTCIEMTSAQLRATCEAIVQDLTKKMKQCQAGLVKWFVSQLLFILTHCTRVVMFQKETEPIDENSFRKFKECLENIPSLETHWVSNSRVDDSGKGLKKQDKESLEPEATLGNDAAREGYGASKEEKMPNEPGKELGGWDSVICRICEEEVTLSHLEPHSYICAYADKCEINCLDVDERLLKLEEILEQIIDSRSSNSFPQAGGGGLENSVVQKSGVASEGCSPKVNEWRNKGVEGMFEDLHEMDTAFIDESNTFPINLKSHVGAKFCHHGTSSSTGSITSVSSTNTPRTSHFDSYWLERHSPEQEDLQLMMDLSDIARCGASTDLSKEGSCDYLLACMQDIQAVLKQSKLKALVIDTFGGRIEKLLCEKYMYACDLIADKSSTGNVKDSESVSEHASQGSAMTTPHFAQKERTSIDDFEIIKPISRGAFGKVFLARKRTTGDFFAIKILKKLDMIRKNDFERILEERNILITVRYPFVVRFFYSFTCSDNLYLVMEYLNGGDLYSLLQKVGCLDDDIARIYIAELVLALEYLHSLNIVHRDIKPDNLLIAHDGHIKLTDFGLSKIGLINNTIDLSGPESDASPRKSSRHFQKSKEEERIRHSAVGTPDYLAPEILLGTEHGYAADWWSVGIILFELITGIPPFTAARPEIIFDNILNGKMPWPDVPGQMSYEAQDLINRFLVHEPEKRLGANGAAEVKSHPFFRGVDWENLAMQKAAFVPQPENIHDTSYFVSRFGEKSCSDSDTDKESESYPNSGDELDECTNLADFDSPPYYLSFINFSFKNLSQLASINHDVLLQKDPTKGGGASPFNGHGT